Part of the Nitrospiraceae bacterium genome is shown below.
ACATGTAAGCCTGAACGCGATCTTGAGGGACCCCATGTCCATCTTCATACATGATCCCGAGCTTCGTTTGAGCCATGGGGTGACCCTGGCTGGCAGCAGCACGGAGCCATTTCAGAGCTTCGGCAACATCCTGGGGAATCCTATCTCCCAAGAGATAGAGACTGCCGAGATTCGTTTGCGCGTCACTATCTCCCTGCTCTGCGGCTTTTAGGAACCAGCGGCTAGCTTCTTGATCATCCTGAGGCACCCCACGACCGAGGAGATACAGCCACGCCAGGTGATGCTGGGCCGTGGCATTTCCCTGCTCCGCCAGTGGCCGCCACTCTTTGACAGTAGCCGCATAGTCGCCACGGTCGTAGGCTGTCATCCCTTCCTCGAACCCTGCCCGTACTGGTGCAGCGCACAAGATTGCCAGGGTCAGAATGCATAGAACAGGGAAGCGACGATAGAGACGAATCGTGAAGGGCATGAAAACCTTGCAAAGAACGAAATTTAGGAACGGCACGGAAGACGCGCAATGGGGCGCAACGTCGTTGAGGATAGCAACTTGAAAGGAACCTCGCTACCCCACAACCCACACGGAGAACTCTTGGCCCTTCTCAACCAATTCCTCACCTGTATGTCGATAGAAGATGTCCTCCACCCATGGAAGCCTGTGCCGTCCCACCACCACGGTTCCACAGTGCGATTCCTTGGCTGCTTCAAGGACCTCCCGCACGACATCCGGTTTATGGATTGATGATGAAAACCGAGTGCTGATCCGGTGTTGGGATAATCCGTGATCCTTGAGAATGATTTGAGCGGCTTCGAGCGAGGGTTGGGCCGCATTCTTCGCTTTCTCTAGCCATTCAGCCTGAGCGGTTTTGAGTTCCGCGCTCAGCCTCGCTTCCTGTTGGGGGTCTTCTGCTCCACCAAATTCTAACAGTTTCGGGG
Proteins encoded:
- a CDS encoding tetratricopeptide repeat protein — its product is MPFTIRLYRRFPVLCILTLAILCAAPVRAGFEEGMTAYDRGDYAATVKEWRPLAEQGNATAQHHLAWLYLLGRGVPQDDQEASRWFLKAAEQGDSDAQTNLGSLYLLGDRIPQDVAEALKWLRAAASQGHPMAQTKLGIMYEDGHGVPQDRVQAYMWFSLAAGEGSELAKAFRDALAKEMTPAQIAQAQQLAQEWTPMKK
- a CDS encoding universal stress protein; translated protein: MGRTNKILIAVDDSEASMKAVTYVSKLVRGRESIHVCLFHVLPPIPPKLLEFGGAEDPQQEARLSAELKTAQAEWLEKAKNAAQPSLEAAQIILKDHGLSQHRISTRFSSSIHKPDVVREVLEAAKESHCGTVVVGRHRLPWVEDIFYRHTGEELVEKGQEFSVWVVG